From the Gloeomargarita sp. SKYB120 genome, the window GCCGCAAGGGCCGGGCGCAGTTCCCCCATCGCTATGGTGAATTTGCGGTGGATTTACTCTCAACGCTGCACCAGACACTGGGCCACGAGGCAGTGGGACGGATTCTCGCGCAACAGTGGCAGGCCAAGGCGGAGGCCTACCGGGCGGCAATTGGGGATGGGGATTTGGAAACGCGGATCCAGCGGCTGGTGCAACTGCGGCGCTCAGAGGGGTACATGGCGGAATTTCAAGTGACGCCGCAGGGGTTTGTAGTGACCGAGCATATTTGTGCGATTGCCGTGGTCGCCGAGAATTTTCCCCGCGTGTGCAAACACGAATTGGAACTCTTCGCCACCGCGTTGCCCGATTGCACGGTCGAGCGCACCCACTGGATTGTCAATGGCCAGCACCAGTGCGCCTACCTGATTCGCCCCAAGGTCAACAGCGTTGATACCGCAGCCCCGGCAGTTGGGTGATGTGACCCTGGAGTTC encodes:
- the sufR gene encoding iron-sulfur cluster biosynthesis transcriptional regulator SufR; this translates as MAPTEQASTKQDILDQLLRRGQATAQELAACLQITPQAIRRHLKDLEQEGLIQYVTQGGGMGRPQHLYTLSRKGRAQFPHRYGEFAVDLLSTLHQTLGHEAVGRILAQQWQAKAEAYRAAIGDGDLETRIQRLVQLRRSEGYMAEFQVTPQGFVVTEHICAIAVVAENFPRVCKHELELFATALPDCTVERTHWIVNGQHQCAYLIRPKVNSVDTAAPAVG